The following are encoded together in the Bacteroidales bacterium MB20-C3-3 genome:
- a CDS encoding TonB-dependent receptor produces the protein MRSCYKRVILYAIQLTILLLISFSFYGQTFSSLLTGMVTDSESRVPLSGALIKLASHTNGDKTTVTDSLGRFRLNLPPGRHTISIEYMGYDSKSVNDILIGTGSEVSVVIMLTERARQIGEAYIGADSRKTHNSMASVSARRLKSQDAARFAAGYFDPLRMVTSVPGVSAGNDDDNNQIIIRGNSPKGMLWRIEGIEVPNPNHLSAGEGGTGGAYSVITTNSLSGFDFYTSAFPAEYGNATSGVMDLNLKTGSSSKRSFAVGLSVVGAEASAEGPFVKGGSGSWFVNLRYANFDILKRYGIISSDEIGIIPSSYDWAAKASLVSKRAGTFEFFSAGGASQVGDLASENRDSLIAGADNDEFLDKHLFAVVGVKHLLSLPNEKTYIKTTAGLTLQRLISQENSIDTLLNKSENSSEKFLYPALRVSVLLNHKFNSSNSLRIGTNINITSGDMFARKRVSNGKYDTLVNSFDSGWYNSYYAQWKYKPASNIEINTGLHLFHSGITSQLIPEPRVGAVLYLSGDRKISFGAGLHSRLEPLSIYNYRVKISGNERVIANKDLKATQALHFVLGLGKKLTDDLNLTIEAYYQYLFNVPSAKDKKSQYSVLNASYGLPDILLDNKGKGYNYGGEFMIEKDFTKNWYTVMSASLFDSKYKSPDGKVYHTYYNGGYIFNFTAGKEFAVGRKGVNFLGFNVKALLRGGFRYTPVDYLLSKSRKRIVYDIGETYGKNLPEYRRIDVGMSYKLNTSASSLTILLEIQNITNRHNIVRKRFSYSKGSIIERESYSVGIVPVASLRFEF, from the coding sequence ATGAGATCCTGTTATAAACGGGTCATTCTCTATGCAATTCAATTGACAATATTATTGTTAATTTCATTTTCCTTTTACGGTCAGACATTCTCCTCTCTTCTTACAGGCATGGTAACTGACTCTGAGAGCAGAGTCCCTCTAAGTGGTGCTTTGATAAAACTCGCCAGCCATACTAATGGAGATAAAACAACTGTAACAGATTCACTCGGCAGGTTCAGATTAAACCTGCCTCCCGGGAGGCATACCATAAGTATTGAATATATGGGATATGACTCCAAATCTGTAAACGACATCTTGATTGGAACAGGAAGTGAGGTCTCTGTAGTGATTATGCTTACAGAGAGAGCCCGGCAGATTGGTGAGGCATATATTGGAGCAGATTCAAGAAAGACTCATAACAGTATGGCATCTGTAAGTGCCAGGAGACTTAAGAGTCAGGATGCAGCAAGATTTGCTGCAGGTTATTTTGACCCTTTAAGAATGGTGACATCAGTACCAGGTGTCTCTGCCGGAAATGATGATGATAATAATCAGATAATTATCCGTGGAAATTCTCCAAAAGGGATGCTTTGGAGAATTGAGGGTATTGAAGTTCCAAACCCCAATCACCTCTCCGCCGGAGAGGGTGGAACTGGCGGAGCATATTCGGTTATTACTACAAATTCCCTTTCAGGCTTTGATTTTTACACAAGTGCCTTCCCCGCAGAATATGGAAATGCTACATCAGGAGTTATGGATCTTAACCTAAAAACCGGAAGTAGTTCTAAACGCTCTTTTGCAGTTGGTCTAAGCGTTGTGGGTGCGGAAGCGTCTGCAGAAGGGCCTTTTGTGAAAGGGGGATCAGGCTCCTGGTTTGTGAATTTAAGGTATGCCAATTTTGACATCCTAAAGAGGTATGGTATAATCAGCAGCGATGAAATCGGCATTATACCAAGCTCATACGACTGGGCTGCAAAGGCTTCTTTAGTATCAAAGAGAGCTGGGACTTTTGAGTTTTTTTCTGCCGGAGGTGCCAGTCAGGTAGGAGACCTTGCATCGGAAAACAGAGACTCTCTTATTGCAGGAGCCGATAATGATGAATTTCTTGACAAACACCTTTTTGCTGTCGTGGGTGTAAAACACCTGCTCTCCTTGCCAAATGAAAAGACATATATAAAGACAACGGCCGGATTAACCTTGCAAAGATTGATATCACAGGAGAATTCCATAGACACTCTTTTAAATAAATCAGAGAATTCCTCCGAGAAGTTTTTATATCCGGCTTTAAGAGTATCGGTTCTGCTAAACCATAAATTCAACTCTTCAAACAGCTTAAGAATTGGAACTAATATAAATATTACCTCAGGAGATATGTTTGCCCGCAAAAGAGTCTCAAATGGCAAATACGACACATTGGTTAATAGTTTTGATAGTGGCTGGTATAATAGCTATTATGCACAATGGAAATATAAACCTGCGTCAAATATTGAGATTAATACCGGCCTCCATCTCTTCCATTCAGGTATTACATCTCAATTAATTCCTGAACCAAGGGTGGGTGCTGTACTCTATTTATCAGGCGATAGAAAAATAAGTTTTGGTGCAGGATTGCATTCCAGGCTCGAGCCTCTATCTATATATAATTACAGGGTCAAGATTTCAGGTAACGAGCGAGTTATTGCAAATAAAGATCTTAAAGCCACACAGGCCTTACATTTTGTTTTAGGATTAGGGAAAAAACTGACTGATGATTTAAATTTAACCATAGAGGCCTATTACCAATATCTTTTTAATGTCCCATCTGCAAAAGATAAAAAGAGCCAGTATTCAGTACTGAACGCATCCTATGGTCTGCCCGATATTCTCCTCGACAATAAAGGGAAGGGTTATAACTACGGAGGTGAGTTTATGATTGAGAAAGATTTTACAAAAAACTGGTATACAGTTATGTCTGCCTCTCTGTTTGACTCAAAATATAAATCTCCTGACGGAAAGGTATACCACACTTACTACAACGGAGGATACATATTCAACTTTACGGCCGGCAAAGAGTTTGCAGTTGGAAGAAAAGGGGTGAATTTCCTGGGGTTTAATGTTAAAGCTCTATTGCGAGGAGGATTCAGGTACACTCCCGTAGACTATCTTTTATCAAAATCCAGGAAAAGGATTGTTTATGATATCGGTGAGACCTATGGCAAAAATTTACCTGAATACAGAAGAATAGATGTAGGTATGAGTTATAAACTTAACACTTCTGCCAGTTCCCTGACAATATTGCTTGAGATCCAAAATATTACAAACAGACACAATATTGTGAGAAAGAGGTTCTCATACAGCAAAGGTTCTATTATTGAAAGAGAGTCATACAGTGTAGGGATTGTGCCTGTTGCCTCTTTGAGATTTGAATTCTGA
- a CDS encoding amidophosphoribosyltransferase yields MSDIINHECGIALIRLRKPLEYYKERYGSALYGLKRLYILMEKQRNRGQEGAGIVGVKLDMNPGLKYMDRVRSCGLNPIQEVFNTINNQVDSSLLTGLTISEAKERFPFVSELYLGHLRYSTFGKNNIDLVHPLKRSSNWRSRNLALAANFNLTNVDELFQSLIEVGQHPRNYSDTVTILEKVGYYMDDEIHDKYRYYRDLGFSREEISVQIENNIDWQSILSKSSSNWDGGYSVAGVAGHGDAFVMRDPWGIRPAFYYQDDEIVVVASEASVIRTAFNVDDLGIKEIEPGHALIVKKSGEISDLKVREPFEKRSCSFERIYFSRGNDREIYKERKKLGELLAHQIVESVNGDTENTVLTYIPNTAETSFLGMVEGMESLLNQGVIDKKPRVEKIVIKDAKLRTFITSDSDRDEMAAHVYDVTYGVVNPEENLVVIDDSIVRGTTLKNSILRILDGLNPKRIIIVSSAPQIRYPDCYGIDMTRMGEFIAFNAAIELLRECNREELIQAVYEKCKKQQFNIKEDIQNFVKEIYEPFSDNDISHKIAQMIRNSSVKAEVKIVFQTLNNLHKATPNHVGDWYFSGDYPTPGGNKVVNTAFINWFEGRDIRSY; encoded by the coding sequence ATGAGCGACATAATAAACCACGAATGCGGCATCGCATTAATAAGACTTAGAAAACCTCTTGAATATTACAAAGAGAGATATGGATCAGCTCTTTACGGGTTGAAGAGGCTCTATATTTTAATGGAAAAACAGAGAAACCGGGGTCAGGAGGGTGCGGGGATTGTTGGAGTTAAGCTTGATATGAACCCTGGGCTAAAATATATGGACAGGGTGAGATCCTGTGGATTAAATCCGATTCAGGAGGTATTCAATACTATAAACAATCAGGTTGACTCCTCTTTACTTACGGGATTGACAATATCCGAAGCCAAAGAGAGGTTCCCTTTTGTTTCTGAACTTTATCTTGGTCATTTAAGGTACTCAACATTCGGGAAAAATAATATTGATCTGGTCCATCCTTTAAAGAGATCCAGTAACTGGAGGAGTCGAAACCTTGCCCTGGCTGCTAATTTCAACCTTACAAATGTTGATGAATTATTTCAAAGCCTTATTGAAGTTGGACAACACCCCAGGAATTATTCTGACACAGTAACCATTCTTGAGAAAGTGGGTTACTATATGGACGATGAAATTCACGACAAATACAGATATTACAGAGATCTCGGTTTTTCCAGGGAGGAAATTTCAGTCCAAATCGAGAATAATATTGACTGGCAGAGTATCCTTTCAAAAAGCAGTTCTAACTGGGACGGAGGATACTCTGTAGCTGGAGTAGCAGGACATGGAGATGCGTTCGTAATGCGTGATCCATGGGGAATAAGACCGGCATTTTATTATCAGGACGATGAAATAGTTGTGGTTGCATCAGAAGCATCAGTAATAAGGACAGCTTTTAATGTTGATGATCTTGGCATTAAGGAGATTGAACCAGGTCACGCCCTCATAGTAAAGAAATCTGGAGAGATATCAGATTTAAAAGTCAGGGAGCCGTTTGAAAAGAGAAGCTGCTCGTTTGAGAGAATCTATTTCTCAAGAGGTAATGACCGGGAGATTTACAAAGAGAGGAAAAAACTTGGAGAGCTTCTGGCTCACCAAATTGTTGAATCGGTAAATGGTGATACAGAAAATACAGTTCTTACCTACATACCCAATACTGCTGAAACCTCATTTTTGGGAATGGTAGAGGGTATGGAATCTTTGTTGAATCAAGGGGTTATAGATAAGAAACCCAGAGTTGAAAAAATCGTTATCAAAGATGCAAAACTAAGAACATTTATCACATCTGATTCTGACAGAGACGAGATGGCAGCCCATGTTTATGATGTAACATATGGCGTAGTCAATCCGGAAGAGAATCTTGTTGTTATTGATGATTCAATTGTAAGAGGTACTACTCTTAAAAATAGTATTCTCAGAATACTGGATGGGTTAAACCCCAAACGAATTATAATTGTATCTTCTGCTCCTCAGATAAGGTATCCGGACTGCTATGGCATAGATATGACAAGAATGGGTGAGTTCATTGCCTTTAACGCTGCAATTGAATTATTAAGGGAGTGCAATAGAGAGGAATTAATTCAGGCGGTTTATGAAAAGTGTAAAAAACAGCAGTTCAACATAAAAGAGGATATACAAAATTTTGTAAAAGAGATTTACGAGCCCTTCAGCGATAACGACATATCCCATAAAATTGCTCAGATGATAAGAAACTCTTCTGTTAAAGCTGAGGTAAAAATTGTGTTTCAGACACTCAATAATTTGCATAAAGCGACACCTAATCATGTCGGAGACTGGTATTTTTCAGGAGACTACCCAACTCCTGGCGGCAATAAAGTTGTAAATACTGCATTTATAAATTGGTTTGAGGGAAGAGATATAAGATCATATTAA
- a CDS encoding helix-turn-helix domain-containing protein, translating into MIKSSDSPDILEKFIPREDLSIVFHFGNPPFMLHPHYGELPPYFIAPVVSKPQHMRVSETNISFIVTCKPSVFTRIFNINLQVCKYSYVELPAIPFEALWKQLSIYSNLEEWIKCFEGFINNFQGSEYEKDHIDILYDRIVSQDINQAISKIEMEFPVSQRTLQRQFIRRVGTSPKRLERISRINRVWDLISSDKIIDYQNLVIKGCYYDQSHFIKEFKEIVGETPDNFFKRDLENVKIMSGKTER; encoded by the coding sequence ATGATTAAGTCCTCCGATAGTCCGGATATTCTTGAGAAGTTTATTCCAAGGGAGGATCTCTCAATTGTTTTTCATTTTGGAAATCCTCCGTTTATGCTTCATCCTCATTATGGGGAGCTGCCTCCCTATTTTATTGCGCCGGTGGTTTCTAAACCTCAGCATATGAGAGTTAGTGAAACAAATATCTCCTTTATTGTAACCTGCAAACCATCCGTCTTTACCAGAATTTTTAACATCAATCTTCAAGTTTGCAAATATTCATATGTAGAACTTCCAGCGATACCTTTTGAAGCTCTTTGGAAGCAATTGTCAATATACAGCAATCTGGAAGAGTGGATAAAATGCTTTGAGGGCTTCATTAATAACTTTCAGGGTTCAGAATATGAAAAAGATCATATAGATATACTTTATGACAGAATAGTATCTCAAGACATTAATCAAGCGATTTCAAAAATTGAGATGGAGTTTCCTGTAAGTCAAAGAACTCTTCAAAGACAGTTTATCAGGAGGGTTGGGACATCTCCAAAGAGACTTGAGAGAATTAGCAGAATAAATAGAGTATGGGATTTAATAAGCTCTGATAAAATTATTGATTATCAAAATCTTGTTATTAAAGGATGTTATTATGACCAGTCTCATTTCATCAAAGAGTTTAAAGAGATAGTTGGAGAGACTCCTGATAATTTCTTTAAAAGAGACCTTGAGAATGTAAAGATAATGTCAGGAAAAACAGAGAGATAA
- a CDS encoding GNAT family N-acetyltransferase, producing the protein MGSIEIRLIGQNDIEILTKYRIDYLTEMQGDISDEYKLRLHSELLRYFSEVIRTDTFFAFMAVIDNRVLGFGGMIIKRIPGDINRPFYLEGEILNMYTLPDERRKGYSSLILKELLNEAERRGISKVSLHTSKDGEALYRSFGFSDPIYPVLELGLPR; encoded by the coding sequence ATGGGCAGTATAGAAATACGATTAATCGGACAAAATGATATTGAAATTCTAACAAAATACAGAATTGATTACCTGACTGAAATGCAAGGTGATATATCTGATGAATACAAGTTAAGGCTTCATTCAGAATTATTACGATATTTTTCTGAAGTAATTAGAACGGATACATTTTTTGCATTTATGGCTGTTATTGATAACAGGGTGCTTGGGTTTGGCGGAATGATAATTAAAAGGATTCCGGGAGATATAAACAGGCCGTTTTATCTGGAGGGAGAGATTCTGAATATGTACACATTACCTGATGAAAGGAGAAAAGGATACTCATCTTTGATTTTAAAGGAGCTCCTTAATGAGGCTGAAAGGAGGGGAATAAGTAAGGTTTCTCTTCATACATCTAAAGATGGTGAGGCTTTATACAGAAGTTTCGGATTCAGTGATCCTATCTACCCAGTATTAGAGTTGGGATTACCTCGCTAA
- a CDS encoding DUF368 domain-containing protein, which yields MRKYFLTFLKGVGMGAADVIPGVSGGTIAFLTGIYSELLNSIKSISWTNLKLLLNGRFKEFSESINLKFLLAVGGGILLSIFSLARLMQYLLVHQPIPLWSFFMGLIAASAIYVLREIGKWKLSHYLSLIAGIAVAAWICLVSPSQTTEAYWFIFLSGAIAICAMILPGISGSFILLLMGKYAFIMKAVTELNIPVLLTFAAGAAIGIISFSHFLTWLLKKYYKPTLCILAGFMIGSLVKVWPWKRVIDEASHIDRPILPGHFETLTGEPARLTLAFLFIAIGFSIVFIIEFMAKSLKK from the coding sequence ATGAGAAAATATTTTTTGACCTTTCTTAAAGGAGTAGGAATGGGTGCAGCAGATGTAATACCGGGCGTGTCCGGTGGAACAATTGCTTTTCTTACAGGTATTTACTCTGAATTGTTAAACTCAATTAAATCAATAAGCTGGACAAATTTGAAGCTTCTTCTAAACGGAAGGTTTAAAGAGTTTTCAGAATCAATAAACTTAAAGTTTCTGCTTGCCGTGGGAGGGGGGATACTATTAAGCATATTCTCATTAGCAAGACTGATGCAATATTTGCTTGTTCATCAACCTATACCTCTCTGGTCCTTTTTTATGGGATTGATAGCAGCATCTGCAATATATGTACTAAGAGAGATAGGAAAATGGAAGTTATCCCATTATTTGTCTCTTATTGCAGGGATTGCTGTTGCGGCCTGGATTTGCCTTGTCTCTCCAAGCCAAACAACAGAGGCGTACTGGTTTATTTTCCTGTCAGGTGCAATAGCTATATGTGCTATGATACTTCCCGGAATTTCCGGAAGCTTTATTCTGCTTCTAATGGGCAAATACGCATTTATCATGAAAGCTGTTACAGAATTAAATATTCCAGTATTATTAACATTTGCCGCCGGAGCTGCAATTGGAATAATTAGCTTTTCCCACTTCCTTACCTGGCTTTTGAAAAAATATTATAAACCAACTTTATGTATTCTTGCCGGGTTTATGATTGGCTCCCTGGTAAAAGTTTGGCCTTGGAAAAGGGTTATTGATGAAGCTTCTCACATAGACAGACCTATTCTTCCCGGTCATTTTGAAACTCTTACCGGTGAACCAGCCCGGCTCACTCTTGCTTTTCTCTTTATAGCTATTGGTTTTTCCATTGTGTTTATAATTGAATTTATGGCTAAATCCTTGAAGAAATAA
- a CDS encoding tetratricopeptide repeat protein, with the protein MIDDFFNTGGDDELEDITRLVDLCVEAFNSGSLNSLKFTEEEFDLLINHFLNEAEDQILYELSRMAYEQHPYSADIGMKYADVLIVNRETERAKEILSVLIDKVPHNGDIYFLFARAFIRESNSDLAAISLKKAADLSPEDASDMYHTAAQDCIDMNDFQSALNYLKSTAEIDGETPELLNDIAFCYERMGDFSKSLRYYERYLDEDPFNDNVWFNVGTIHARDLRFEKAIEAFDYAIALNPSNSSVLYNKAIVYVNTDNFQKGIETFTEFLSQEPGNLFALIGIADAFLAMDNLVDADKFFREALVIDKDNNEANTGLAFISMLRHDQFSSLVFLRRVIGREETDYNFLAHQLNITFKRTSLPEFLLFYAISQYYLRNREQFNISVERLASIDQLWVRKITELVPKLKSDKHYSAIMRKYLIK; encoded by the coding sequence ATGATTGACGATTTTTTTAATACTGGGGGAGACGATGAGCTGGAGGATATAACCCGGTTAGTGGATCTTTGTGTGGAGGCATTTAATTCAGGGTCTCTTAACTCTCTTAAATTTACAGAAGAGGAGTTTGATTTGTTAATAAATCACTTCCTTAATGAAGCTGAGGATCAGATTCTCTATGAACTTTCAAGGATGGCTTATGAGCAACATCCTTACTCAGCAGACATAGGAATGAAATATGCCGATGTCCTTATTGTTAACAGGGAGACAGAGAGGGCAAAAGAGATTCTCTCTGTTTTAATTGACAAAGTACCTCATAATGGTGATATCTATTTCTTATTTGCAAGAGCATTTATTAGAGAGAGCAACTCAGACCTTGCAGCAATCTCTTTAAAGAAAGCAGCTGATTTATCACCTGAGGATGCCTCAGATATGTATCATACAGCAGCACAAGACTGTATCGATATGAATGATTTTCAAAGTGCACTCAATTATCTGAAATCAACAGCAGAGATAGATGGAGAGACTCCTGAACTATTGAATGATATTGCATTTTGTTATGAACGAATGGGCGATTTTTCAAAAAGCCTCAGATACTATGAGAGATATCTGGATGAAGATCCCTTTAATGACAATGTCTGGTTCAATGTTGGAACGATTCATGCCAGAGATCTCAGGTTTGAGAAGGCAATTGAGGCATTTGATTATGCAATAGCATTGAATCCATCCAACTCTTCTGTGCTTTACAACAAAGCAATCGTTTATGTCAATACTGATAACTTTCAGAAAGGGATTGAAACTTTTACAGAATTCCTTTCGCAGGAACCTGGAAATTTATTCGCTCTTATCGGAATAGCAGATGCCTTTCTTGCTATGGATAATCTTGTTGATGCCGATAAATTTTTCAGAGAGGCACTGGTAATCGATAAAGACAATAATGAGGCAAACACCGGCCTTGCATTTATAAGTATGCTGAGACACGATCAATTCAGCTCTCTTGTCTTCCTGAGGAGAGTCATTGGAAGAGAGGAGACTGATTATAACTTTCTTGCACATCAGCTAAATATTACATTCAAGAGAACTTCCCTGCCGGAATTTCTTCTTTTTTATGCAATCTCACAATACTATCTCAGAAACAGAGAGCAATTTAATATCAGTGTTGAAAGACTTGCCTCAATTGATCAATTGTGGGTAAGAAAAATTACAGAACTAGTTCCAAAGCTTAAAAGTGACAAACACTACTCCGCAATAATGCGGAAGTATCTAATAAAATAA
- a CDS encoding AMP-binding protein — MISEVLGMSLADIYTKSLIDFKERDAFSTIRKERLTYGQFGERVERLTELLNKHGINKGEKVVILGNNMPNWAVSYFAITTSARVAVPILPDFTAFEIANVIEHSEATVIIVSEKLHYKLSKNILESFTLVVNMDSLEVVSAKDDLKYVVNELPDPSDVATIIYTSGTSGTSKGVTLSHRNLVSQNYMANRLLPMFKEDVFLSILPLSHAYECSLGLILPFSRGAQVVYLDGAPTPSLLLPALAEVKPTIMLSVPLIVEKLYKNKIRPMFTKNWIMQVLYSIHFIRRAFHKIAGKKLCQTFGGRLRFFGIGGSKLDGVVERFLADAGFPYGIGYGLTETSPLLAGAIPGKVTWQSTGPQLPDIEMKILNPNKKGIGEIVVKGPNVMIGYYKDPDTTATCFTEDGWFRTKDLGYIDKKGNLYIKGRKDNMIVGPNGENIYPEEIEAVINEHDLVLESLVINTKGKLTAMVHYNYEQIEKLHTFNDEAIINMEQRVSEVKKELLEYVNSRVNKSSRILDIIEQAVPFEKTATQKIKRYLYS; from the coding sequence ATGATAAGTGAGGTATTAGGAATGAGCCTGGCAGACATCTACACAAAAAGTTTAATAGACTTTAAAGAGAGAGATGCTTTTTCAACAATTAGAAAAGAGAGACTTACATATGGTCAGTTTGGTGAGAGAGTAGAGAGACTGACAGAACTTCTAAATAAACACGGGATAAATAAAGGTGAGAAAGTTGTAATTCTGGGAAATAATATGCCCAATTGGGCCGTCTCATATTTCGCAATTACTACCTCTGCAAGGGTTGCCGTTCCCATTTTACCCGACTTTACAGCTTTTGAAATCGCAAATGTTATTGAACACTCTGAGGCAACAGTTATAATAGTATCAGAAAAGCTCCATTATAAATTATCCAAAAACATTCTGGAGAGTTTTACACTAGTGGTTAATATGGATTCCCTTGAAGTGGTTTCGGCAAAAGATGACTTAAAATATGTTGTTAACGAGCTTCCTGATCCATCAGATGTAGCAACTATTATTTATACATCGGGGACTTCCGGTACATCAAAAGGTGTAACTCTATCGCACAGAAACCTGGTATCCCAAAATTATATGGCAAACAGATTACTGCCTATGTTTAAAGAGGATGTTTTCCTTTCAATTCTGCCTCTTTCTCATGCATACGAATGCAGTCTGGGATTAATTCTACCCTTCAGCAGAGGCGCTCAGGTTGTCTACCTCGACGGTGCCCCTACTCCATCTTTATTATTGCCGGCCCTCGCTGAGGTTAAGCCGACAATAATGCTCAGTGTACCGCTTATTGTTGAAAAACTGTATAAGAATAAGATCAGGCCAATGTTTACAAAGAACTGGATTATGCAGGTTCTCTATTCTATCCACTTTATCAGAAGAGCATTTCATAAAATTGCAGGGAAAAAACTTTGCCAGACTTTTGGGGGCAGACTAAGATTTTTTGGTATAGGCGGATCAAAGCTTGACGGTGTTGTTGAGCGATTTCTGGCTGACGCAGGATTCCCTTACGGTATAGGATATGGCCTCACCGAAACATCTCCACTTCTTGCAGGGGCAATACCGGGTAAGGTTACCTGGCAATCAACCGGACCTCAGCTTCCGGATATTGAGATGAAAATTCTTAATCCCAACAAAAAGGGTATTGGCGAAATAGTAGTTAAAGGGCCCAATGTTATGATTGGTTATTACAAAGATCCTGATACTACTGCAACTTGCTTTACAGAAGATGGATGGTTCCGCACAAAGGATTTGGGCTATATAGATAAAAAAGGGAACCTATACATAAAGGGGAGGAAGGACAACATGATTGTTGGGCCTAATGGAGAGAACATATACCCTGAGGAGATAGAGGCTGTTATAAACGAGCACGATCTGGTACTTGAATCTCTCGTTATAAATACAAAAGGGAAACTGACAGCTATGGTCCACTACAATTATGAGCAAATTGAAAAACTACATACCTTTAATGATGAGGCAATCATCAATATGGAACAAAGAGTAAGTGAAGTAAAAAAAGAGCTCTTAGAGTACGTAAATTCAAGAGTAAATAAATCATCAAGAATACTTGATATAATTGAACAAGCCGTCCCTTTTGAAAAGACGGCTACTCAAAAAATCAAACGATATTTATACTCTTAG